The following are encoded together in the Diabrotica undecimpunctata isolate CICGRU chromosome 7, icDiaUnde3, whole genome shotgun sequence genome:
- the LOC140446283 gene encoding LOW QUALITY PROTEIN: uncharacterized protein (The sequence of the model RefSeq protein was modified relative to this genomic sequence to represent the inferred CDS: inserted 1 base in 1 codon) has protein sequence MAVLEFRSELADNLISTVSENNIYRRISGTLSKSIINDVQYILKNDCLHLQLYRDSKDRYKQGQTKASLSLEHFLGLETGFTLDKESNTVAILCQDVVVVLAFDNRERLMQWQVKLSSHLNDGPHFLVLVSSAPPKSRLPPGPARLHVQERGFCLTTGVPPRVAGQWLISNLRRYGVVEGRFCFEGGSRCIKGEGLYVLLTDQGEEITTTLKAASVGNLHSSRRRPVSRNMSVMDSPRRGPMRATGGIGLELSESSLISRADSPYTDMESNYGCGDSISNDGWGPPPIERCMSCISKLGAMSRSSTATVTMGAPPCWEHTCDRHSISSSSDSSGWSQAVTKPPARPPKPGVTSPSAKKPAALLPQPSYDNYDIPKIPFPVEPKADEHYDTPRKLKECIQGFGFDTVHKPCGCVVRIRQPEPERPCVCQRLMSCWSGTEDVHAIYATVDYSKKTHRQQPVATAANYANLAPIPTVTTTTAPTSTNYENMEFAQTLQLYENSKDIAEKARTLCTKCGHAQEDYLMMEPSNKPSQPHPGYIPMSPAVKQRLGKVLSNSNPNLGPALDRSMKPSGSSMLXSTIYQRKQILDNADNLDIRRRRSNSADSSTSRYEPEPEPETSPCHCTHAIAVRRSSSVPCKSNRDSSSSNDSGVFELPRKPQICANQTLPRRSKSSDPLRDLTFQFTKTETKSASAEAEVPVCPNGSTSSGTSDMSDYFETLSLSSHSSSDAPPPSCTLRPRSGNEYLSMQRLIAPVPEERH, from the exons ACTGTTTACACCTGCAGCTGTACAGAGACTCCAAAGACAGATACAAACAGGGCCAAACCAAAGCTTCCCTTTCGCTGGAACATTTTCTGGGATTGGAGACTGGTTTTACTTTAGATAAGGAATCAAATACGGTAGCTATATTATGTCAAGATGTCGTCGTTGTTCTAGCATTTGACAATCGGGAAAGGCTTATGCAATGGCAG GTAAAATTAAGTTCCCATTTGAACGACGGTCCTCATTTCTTAGTCCTAGTGTCTTCCGCACCACCAAAGTCCAGATTGCCTCCGGGTCCTGCTCGGTTGCACGTTCAAGAAAGAGGATTCTGCCTAACTACGGGAGTTCCGCCCAGAGTGGCTGGTCAGTGGCTTATTAGTAATTTAAGGAGATATGGGGTAGTCGAAGGGCGGTTCTGCTTCGAAGGGGGTTCAAGGTGTATAAAGGGTGAAGGGTTGTACGTACTACTTACAGATCAGGGAGAAGAGATCACGACTACTTTAAAGGCGGCGTCTGTAGGAAATTTGCATTCTTCAAGGAGAAGGCCTGTTTCAAGAAATATGTCAG TGATGGACAGTCCTCGAAGAGGACCGATGCGCGCAACAGGAGGAATAGGATTAGAATTAAGCGAATCGTCCCTTATTTCACGGGCGGATTCTCCTTACACCGATATGGAGAGCAATTATGGCTGTGGTGATAGTATATCAAATGATGGTTGGGGACCCCCGCCTATAGAAAGATGCATGAGTTGTATCAGCAAACTCGGTGCAATGTCCAG gtCCTCGACTGCAACTGTAACAATGGGAGCCCCGCCATGTTGGGAGCACACTTGTGATCGCCATTCAATCAGCAGCAGCTCAGATAGCAGCGGATGGAGTCAAGCAGTTACCAAACCACCAGCTAGACCACCAAAGCCTGGAGTAACATCACCTTCGGCAAAGAAGCCTGCTGCTCTACTGCCTCAACCGTCCTATGATAACTACGACATTCCTAAGATACCCTTTCCGGTG GAACCCAAAGCTGATGAGCATTACGATACTCCTCGTAAACTTAAGGAATGCATTCAAGGATTTGGTTTTGATACCGTTCACAAACCATGTGGTTGTGTAGTAAGAATTCGCCAACCAGAACCAGAGCGGCCCTGCGTATGTCAACGTCTAATGTCTTGCTGGTCAGGCACCGAAGATGTCCATGCCATATATGCCACCGTCGATTATTCAAAGAAAACACACCGCCAGCAACCAGTTGCCACTGCAGCAAATTATGCCAATTTAGCCCCAATTCCTACGGTTACTACAACGACTGCCCCAACATCTACCAATTACGAAAATATGGAATTTGCTCAAACACTTCAATTATACGAGAATAGCAAAGACATCGCTGAGAAGGCAAGAACACTGTGCACAAAATGTGGACATGCTCAAGAAGACTACCTCATGATGGAGCCATCCAATAAACCATCACAGCCTCATCCAGGATACATACCAATGTCTCCTGCTGTCAAACAACGCTTAGGAAAAGTGCTTTCAAACAGCAACCCTAATCTTGGCCCTGCTTTAGATCGCTCCATGAAACCGTCTGGTTCTTCCATGT CAAGTACCATCTATCAACGAAAGCAGATTTTAGACAATGCTGATAACTTGGATATTCGAAGAAGAAGATCGAACTCAGCAGATTCTTCTACAAGTCGCTATGAACCAGAGCCGGAGCCTGAAACATCACCATGTCACTGTACTCATGCCATAGCCGTAAGACGATCATCTTCAGTTCCTTGCAAATCCAATCGTGACTCCTCTAGCTCAAACGATTCAGGGGTCTTTGAACTTCCCAGAAAGCCTCAAATTTGCGCCAATCAAACTCTTCCAAGACGTTCCAAGTCATCCGATCCTCTTAGAGATTTAACGTTTCAGTTTACCAAAACAGAAACTAAATCTGCTAGTGCTGAAGCTGAGGTGCCAGTATGTCCTAACGGTTCTACTAGCAGTGGGACTTCTGATATGTCCGACTACTTTGAAACATTGTCTTTGTCGTCCCACAGCTCCAGTGATGCACCTCCTCCAAGTTGCACTTTGAGGCCGAGATCCGGAAACGAATATTTGAGTATGCAGAGACTTATTGCTCCTGTTCCCGAGGAGCGACATTAG